Proteins encoded together in one Campylobacter concisus window:
- a CDS encoding Ig-like domain-containing protein, translating into MQKALLNGEDLTKIEETAAGGNAAAAGGGDGVSLGAASFDEGGHYSNINENFRSIGDLNSARGAERIGGVSGAADNAGGDAGFVDTTIPTVTLDPINNTSTVVTGKVPNPDPNTTVIVEIPGHTPVTVPVNSDGTFSVPTPNNEPLKPGTEVKVTPKDDAGNGTPVTTPVSDIVPPQVDLTPKADGTVDVVPHDNDATKVEISYTDNGGNTQTITVVKNPSAGWVVDSTPGKTTAPTGAFKLDPHSGKVTISDNATKDNTPVVAKATDGAGNTATGETTAPDKFTIKFNDDADGNGTITRGENYAEDGAKATATISIPNLAKDGSKIHVVGTGINDYYTVHKDASGNVTSVIDTKGNNVFDGDNGIKVSYDYNHYQTVRGNAASITAELEGTTLKATSSVKFENVKMADVEFVELDKNGNVLSDMKTGNIDTTRRYNRATAALDGDINHTTARISLPDNIQDGDVITVKYGFGPSAASLAATGGTDTTAYKYFLVHKAADGSMTVDQITSADDKTPIKAGLTSTNGAGEKFGIDIHDMPTANYDHTHSRGIEVKITGKDDSSVGMNSRYISRESMQAPTVMFVEGNKEFDPAVVGNGGPGSIGMKMEYAGLDGDIHHTTARIKLPSIFSDGDKLTVVITDYNKIYADTGVVKYPDDNPAPTAVKTFVIHKAADGTVTFDEVDASGNVIRAGIPSVNNSALDVSEITLYSRDEAGFVHATRVDATITDHLNLNGNDSASDIANYVFRETVNVKDVAITTVHDDFGSMTGDVSKGGKTDDKTPKLIGKADKFATVEIYDGTHYLGKTTADKEGNWNFTPETPLNDGEHKFTAKATIGGSSKTSGEYAIDIDTHVSIKLESVDLVADSSSLPGAGTMPLPVRNLTGGKMPLSDHNDILNVSGNVTGGAEVLAGKGNDKISIGGYLGGILGNKGTINLGEGDAKLTKTVRISVSSDEHNREFIIKDANDHEIGRAATDANGKFDGKVNLTRTISPNEKISVEISDTVGNTASDSKVASHVVNSNGARYYNNELGIGTDVDTGTIIGGSGNDKVVVGTANHGSRYVTDGSEINLGDGDNYLSVYSNISGSKVQMGSGDDIVKTGFDEANNKFTNGDGYITGKSIVDLGDGNNKLDVGTNIDNSKVTTGSGDDNVEVRGYIWNASGKIAGTNEEYGVYLGDGNNKLKVGTNIDNSKVTTGSGDDVIEAGGYVINSKINLGDGNDTITVGWIKGNNNDINGGAGYDKLAITNPGTSINLDSIANQAHNFEELNISNKSQNTTLSVKLSDVISLTDGDNTLKITADTGDKVEFKDTGWQKGASTDGYTAYTNGTSGTTVAVEIKDEVTQPM; encoded by the coding sequence TTGCAAAAAGCGTTGTTAAACGGCGAAGATCTAACAAAAATAGAGGAGACTGCCGCTGGTGGTAACGCAGCCGCAGCTGGTGGCGGAGATGGCGTTAGCCTTGGTGCGGCGTCGTTTGATGAGGGTGGTCACTACTCAAATATCAATGAAAATTTCCGCTCTATAGGTGATCTAAACAGCGCAAGAGGTGCTGAGAGGATAGGCGGCGTAAGCGGCGCAGCCGATAATGCTGGTGGTGACGCTGGTTTTGTAGATACTACTATCCCAACAGTAACTCTAGATCCAATTAACAACACTTCAACAGTAGTAACTGGTAAGGTTCCAAACCCAGATCCAAATACCACTGTAATTGTTGAAATTCCTGGTCATACCCCAGTTACAGTTCCAGTAAATTCTGATGGTACATTTAGTGTTCCTACACCAAATAATGAACCACTAAAACCAGGTACTGAGGTAAAAGTTACTCCAAAAGATGATGCAGGCAATGGTACACCAGTTACTACTCCAGTATCAGACATTGTGCCGCCGCAAGTAGATCTCACTCCAAAGGCTGACGGTACAGTTGATGTAGTGCCTCACGACAATGACGCAACTAAGGTTGAAATTTCATACACAGATAATGGCGGCAACACGCAAACAATCACCGTGGTCAAAAACCCAAGCGCTGGCTGGGTTGTAGATAGCACTCCTGGCAAGACGACAGCTCCAACAGGTGCTTTCAAGCTTGATCCACATAGTGGCAAGGTCACTATCAGCGACAATGCGACAAAAGACAACACTCCAGTGGTCGCAAAGGCTACTGATGGCGCTGGCAACACAGCCACAGGCGAGACTACTGCTCCAGATAAATTTACTATCAAATTTAATGATGATGCAGATGGCAACGGCACTATCACAAGAGGCGAGAACTATGCTGAGGATGGCGCAAAAGCTACTGCAACTATCAGCATACCAAACCTTGCAAAGGATGGCAGCAAGATCCATGTCGTAGGCACTGGCATAAATGACTACTACACAGTTCATAAAGATGCTAGTGGCAATGTTACAAGCGTTATAGATACAAAAGGAAACAATGTATTTGACGGCGATAATGGCATAAAGGTTAGCTATGACTATAACCACTATCAAACAGTTCGTGGAAATGCAGCTAGTATCACAGCTGAGCTAGAAGGCACAACCCTTAAAGCTACTTCAAGTGTTAAATTTGAAAATGTCAAAATGGCTGACGTTGAATTTGTAGAGCTTGATAAGAATGGTAATGTTTTAAGCGATATGAAAACTGGCAACATAGATACTACTAGGAGGTATAATAGAGCCACGGCTGCACTTGATGGTGACATAAACCACACTACAGCTCGTATATCACTACCTGACAATATCCAAGATGGTGATGTTATAACCGTAAAATATGGTTTTGGACCTAGTGCTGCATCTTTAGCTGCAACAGGTGGCACAGATACGACTGCTTATAAATATTTCTTAGTTCATAAAGCAGCTGATGGCTCTATGACGGTTGATCAGATCACTTCTGCTGATGATAAGACACCTATAAAAGCTGGTCTTACATCTACAAATGGCGCTGGCGAGAAATTTGGTATAGATATCCACGATATGCCAACAGCCAACTATGATCACACGCATTCACGTGGCATAGAAGTAAAAATAACAGGCAAAGATGATTCGAGTGTGGGTATGAATTCTAGGTATATAAGTAGAGAAAGCATGCAAGCCCCAACTGTTATGTTTGTAGAAGGCAACAAAGAATTTGATCCAGCCGTAGTAGGCAATGGAGGACCTGGATCTATTGGTATGAAAATGGAGTATGCTGGACTAGATGGTGATATACACCACACAACAGCACGTATCAAGCTACCAAGTATCTTCTCAGATGGCGATAAACTAACAGTTGTTATAACTGACTATAACAAAATTTATGCAGATACTGGCGTAGTAAAATATCCAGATGATAATCCAGCTCCAACAGCTGTGAAGACATTTGTTATCCACAAAGCGGCTGATGGTACTGTGACATTTGACGAGGTTGATGCAAGTGGCAATGTCATACGTGCAGGTATCCCATCAGTAAATAATAGTGCTCTAGATGTATCTGAAATAACTCTATATAGTAGAGATGAAGCCGGTTTTGTTCATGCAACTCGTGTTGATGCGACCATCACAGATCATCTTAATCTAAATGGTAACGATAGCGCAAGCGACATTGCAAATTATGTCTTCCGTGAGACCGTAAATGTTAAAGATGTTGCTATCACAACCGTACATGATGATTTTGGTAGCATGACAGGAGATGTATCAAAAGGTGGTAAGACTGACGATAAAACTCCAAAGTTAATAGGCAAAGCAGATAAATTTGCTACAGTCGAAATTTATGATGGCACACACTACCTAGGTAAAACTACAGCTGACAAAGAAGGTAACTGGAATTTCACTCCTGAAACTCCACTAAATGACGGCGAGCATAAATTTACAGCTAAGGCAACTATTGGTGGCTCTAGCAAGACAAGTGGTGAGTATGCGATAGATATAGATACTCATGTAAGTATCAAGTTAGAAAGTGTTGATCTTGTTGCAGATAGTAGTAGCTTGCCAGGTGCAGGAACTATGCCATTGCCAGTAAGAAATTTAACAGGTGGGAAAATGCCTCTTAGTGACCACAATGATATTCTTAATGTTAGTGGTAATGTTACAGGTGGCGCTGAAGTACTAGCTGGTAAAGGAAATGATAAGATAAGTATAGGAGGATACTTAGGAGGTATTCTGGGCAATAAAGGTACCATTAATCTAGGTGAAGGTGATGCCAAACTAACTAAAACCGTTCGTATCTCAGTTAGCTCAGACGAACACAATAGAGAATTTATCATCAAAGATGCAAATGACCATGAGATAGGTAGAGCCGCCACTGATGCTAATGGAAAATTTGATGGGAAGGTAAATTTAACAAGAACTATTAGCCCTAATGAAAAAATAAGTGTCGAGATAAGCGATACTGTTGGCAACACAGCTTCAGATAGTAAAGTAGCTAGCCATGTAGTTAATAGCAATGGAGCTCGCTATTATAACAATGAACTAGGAATAGGCACGGATGTTGATACTGGAACCATTATAGGTGGTAGCGGCAATGACAAGGTAGTAGTCGGAACCGCAAACCACGGTAGTCGTTATGTCACTGATGGATCTGAGATTAACCTAGGTGATGGGGACAATTATTTAAGTGTTTATTCAAATATATCTGGCTCTAAAGTTCAAATGGGTAGTGGTGATGATATAGTTAAAACCGGCTTTGACGAGGCGAATAATAAATTTACCAATGGAGATGGTTATATAACTGGTAAGTCAATAGTAGATCTAGGTGATGGTAATAATAAGCTTGATGTTGGAACTAATATCGATAACTCTAAAGTCACAACTGGAAGTGGCGATGACAATGTAGAAGTAAGAGGTTATATATGGAATGCTAGCGGTAAGATCGCAGGAACAAATGAAGAATATGGTGTATATCTAGGTGACGGAAATAATAAACTAAAAGTTGGCACAAACATAGATAACTCGAAAGTCACAACTGGAAGTGGCGATGATGTTATAGAAGCTGGAGGCTATGTCATAAATTCTAAGATAAATTTAGGTGATGGTAATGATACTATAACAGTTGGCTGGATCAAAGGTAATAACAATGACATCAACGGGGGTGCTGGCTATGACAAACTAGCTATCACTAATCCAGGAACATCTATAAATTTAGATAGTATTGCAAACCAAGCACACAACTTTGAAGAGCTTAATATCTCTAATAAGAGCCAAAATACTACTTTAAGTGTAAAACTAAGTGATGTCATAAGCTTAACAGATGGTGATAATACGCTAAAAATAACAGCTGATACTGGAGACAAGGTAGAATTTAAAGATACTGGCTGGCAAAAGGGTGCATCAACTGACGGCTATACCGCATATACAAATGGTACTAGCGGAACAACTGTTGCTGTGGAGATCAAGGACGAAGTAACACAACCTATGTAA
- a CDS encoding RidA family protein: MKKQISTKNAPQAIGPYSQAISANGFLFISGQLGVTPAGEFAGSSVEAQAEQSLTNLQNILAEAGLSFDNVVKTTIFLADMADFAKVNVTYAKFFKEPYPARSTVAVKTLPKDALVEIEVIAAQ, from the coding sequence ATGAAAAAACAAATTTCAACAAAAAACGCTCCACAAGCGATTGGACCATATTCTCAGGCGATTAGCGCGAATGGATTTTTATTTATCTCGGGCCAGCTTGGCGTCACACCAGCAGGCGAGTTTGCAGGTAGTAGCGTAGAGGCTCAGGCCGAGCAGTCACTTACAAATTTACAAAACATTTTGGCTGAGGCTGGACTTAGTTTTGATAATGTCGTAAAGACTACGATCTTTTTAGCAGATATGGCAGATTTTGCTAAAGTAAATGTCACATACGCTAAATTTTTCAAAGAGCCATATCCAGCCAGAAGCACGGTGGCTGTGAAGACTTTACCAAAAGATGCACTTGTAGAAATTGAGGTTATCGCAGCACAATAA
- a CDS encoding L-cystine-binding protein TcyA produces the protein MKTFYNDQAKPLLKFFTKTKSELVNLKLKQILNEGFISKPQGIFLKAAIRKRQKFEQNKTQNEWSINEIVVFESEYESCEEYFSDVGFFVVKLADKFRTSGISEEIVLAVSFQALQFITPGSEEFKFIYEDYDESTNSAHIKIYAKRENDEILLYKDRIGGYKTEALIVYEVASSSQDT, from the coding sequence ATGAAAACCTTTTACAATGATCAAGCAAAGCCACTACTTAAATTTTTTACCAAAACCAAAAGCGAGCTAGTAAATTTAAAGCTAAAGCAAATTTTAAATGAGGGCTTTATCTCAAAACCACAAGGGATATTTTTAAAAGCTGCCATAAGAAAAAGGCAGAAATTTGAGCAAAACAAGACGCAAAATGAGTGGTCGATAAATGAGATAGTAGTTTTTGAAAGCGAGTATGAGAGCTGCGAGGAGTATTTTAGCGATGTGGGGTTTTTTGTAGTGAAGCTGGCTGATAAATTTAGAACAAGTGGCATTAGCGAGGAGATAGTGCTTGCTGTTTCATTTCAGGCACTGCAGTTTATCACGCCAGGTAGTGAGGAGTTTAAATTTATATACGAGGACTACGACGAGAGCACAAACTCCGCTCACATTAAAATTTACGCCAAAAGAGAAAACGACGAAATTTTGCTATATAAAGATAGGATAGGGGGCTACAAAACTGAGGCGCTAATCGTTTACGAGGTGGCTAGTAGTAGCCAAGACACATAG
- a CDS encoding Fe-S-containing hydro-lyase, translating to MSEVKRITAPFDKEVVKSLKAGDNVLISGTIIAARDAAHKALTEALARGEKLPVELKGETIYYVGPTPAKPNQAIGAAGPTTSGRMDKYTPTMINEVGINGMIGKGYRNDAVVDAMKKSCCVYMVAIGGIGAVISQSIKKYEVLAYPELGPEAVARLTVEDFPAIVAIDCEGNNFYEVGQAPYKKI from the coding sequence ATGTCAGAAGTAAAAAGAATAACAGCACCATTTGATAAAGAGGTGGTAAAAAGCCTAAAAGCAGGCGACAATGTCCTAATCTCAGGCACTATCATCGCTGCTCGTGACGCCGCTCACAAGGCACTAACAGAGGCTCTAGCGCGTGGCGAGAAGCTACCAGTTGAGCTAAAAGGCGAGACTATCTACTACGTCGGACCAACACCAGCTAAACCAAACCAAGCTATCGGTGCAGCAGGCCCAACAACAAGCGGCAGAATGGACAAATACACACCAACTATGATAAACGAAGTTGGCATAAATGGCATGATCGGCAAGGGATATCGCAATGATGCAGTAGTCGATGCGATGAAAAAATCATGCTGTGTTTATATGGTCGCTATCGGCGGTATCGGAGCGGTCATTAGCCAAAGTATCAAAAAATATGAAGTGCTAGCTTACCCAGAGCTAGGACCAGAGGCAGTTGCAAGGCTCACAGTAGAGGACTTCCCAGCGATAGTCGCTATCGACTGCGAGGGCAATAACTTCTACGAAGTCGGCCAAGCACCTTACAAAAAAATCTAA
- a CDS encoding fumarate hydratase has translation MRTVNVKDIKETVAKLCKQACYVVTPDLKAAFTKAKTTESSSLGKDILGKILQNAKLAEEGVAPICQDTGMTVVFVEIGQDVHIEGGYIEDAINEGVAKGYTEGYLRKSVVAEPLFERKNTTNNTPAVIHTRIVPGDKLKIKVAPKGFGSENKSILKMLVPADGIEGVKKVFLEAVKYAGPNACPPMTIGVGIGGTMDKAALLAKQAAVRPVDSKNADARYAKLEDELLELASKTGVGPQGLGGDTTAIKVNVEWYPTHIAGLPVAININCHAARHADAEL, from the coding sequence ATGAGAACGGTAAACGTAAAAGATATAAAAGAGACTGTTGCAAAGCTTTGCAAACAAGCCTGTTACGTCGTTACGCCAGATCTAAAGGCTGCTTTTACAAAAGCAAAAACCACTGAGAGCTCATCTCTAGGTAAAGATATCTTGGGCAAAATTTTGCAAAATGCCAAGCTAGCAGAAGAGGGCGTTGCGCCTATTTGCCAAGATACAGGCATGACGGTTGTCTTTGTCGAGATCGGTCAGGACGTGCATATAGAGGGTGGATATATCGAAGATGCGATCAATGAAGGCGTTGCAAAAGGCTACACTGAGGGCTATCTTAGAAAATCAGTCGTTGCTGAGCCACTTTTTGAGAGAAAAAACACTACAAATAACACTCCAGCAGTCATCCACACTAGGATCGTCCCAGGCGATAAACTAAAGATAAAAGTCGCTCCAAAGGGCTTTGGCAGTGAGAACAAATCAATACTAAAAATGCTTGTGCCAGCTGATGGCATAGAGGGCGTTAAAAAGGTATTTTTAGAGGCTGTAAAATACGCTGGACCAAACGCTTGCCCTCCAATGACAATAGGCGTTGGCATAGGCGGCACTATGGATAAAGCAGCGCTTCTAGCCAAGCAAGCCGCAGTTCGTCCAGTAGATAGCAAAAATGCCGATGCAAGATATGCAAAACTTGAAGATGAGCTTCTTGAGCTTGCTAGCAAAACAGGCGTCGGACCTCAAGGGCTTGGTGGCGATACAACTGCCATAAAAGTAAATGTCGAGTGGTATCCAACTCACATCGCAGGCCTACCAGTAGCCATAAATATCAACTGCCACGCTGCACGCCACGCAGACGCCGAGCTTTAA
- a CDS encoding LemA family protein has product MNSLVIVILVVAVIFVFFISLYNSLVAKQNQVKSVEAGIDAQLKRRYDLIPNLVATAKEYMVHEKGLLENITALRESARSASTNEEKFELNNKISGLLNGLRVSVENYPDLKANQNLLHIQSTLNEIEEQISAARRAYNSAIEIYNNAIQMFPSNIVASMFGFHKDVFFDIPENEAVAPNVGDLFKK; this is encoded by the coding sequence ATGAATTCGTTAGTCATCGTGATACTTGTTGTTGCAGTCATTTTTGTCTTTTTCATCAGCCTTTACAACTCGCTTGTTGCAAAGCAAAACCAGGTAAAAAGCGTGGAGGCTGGCATCGATGCACAGCTAAAAAGAAGATATGACCTCATACCAAATTTAGTAGCTACTGCAAAAGAGTACATGGTGCATGAAAAAGGTCTACTAGAAAACATCACTGCCCTTAGAGAGAGTGCTAGAAGCGCCTCTACAAATGAGGAGAAATTTGAGCTAAATAACAAAATTTCAGGCTTGCTAAATGGCCTTAGAGTGAGCGTAGAAAACTACCCAGACCTAAAAGCAAATCAAAATTTACTTCACATCCAAAGCACACTAAATGAGATTGAAGAGCAAATTTCAGCTGCCAGACGTGCTTACAACTCAGCCATTGAAATTTACAACAACGCCATACAGATGTTTCCCTCAAACATCGTAGCTTCAATGTTTGGCTTTCACAAAGATGTATTTTTTGATATCCCTGAAAATGAAGCAGTTGCTCCAAACGTCGGTGATCTTTTTAAAAAATAA
- a CDS encoding DUF3137 domain-containing protein, with product MQADELKGIDLSDLDELEKERLAMGKKAFKMIVYGFLGAIVTGGILASLHLGNLFFFLLIGGVFYLGKTISELKKELTLNFKEKVVGVIVKSYGLNFNAYSGLKLDDFFKIYDVYVNRHNAEDMIYGQIDNTQFKLCDFYAAEETRSSKGGTYTTVKFQGILLKAEFKKELNATIYVCDKKRTSDLRSEGEQATMDNPKFNELFKTYTTDQIAARYALTPKLMENLTTLRTKFNAPLSAAFLKNEIFIAIDLRKDSFEPDLQMPLNSNESVQNYISSISDFLQIMRDLELNKNIWKS from the coding sequence ATGCAAGCAGACGAACTAAAGGGCATCGATCTAAGCGACCTTGACGAGCTTGAAAAAGAGCGCCTTGCCATGGGGAAAAAAGCCTTTAAAATGATCGTTTATGGCTTCCTTGGCGCCATAGTTACAGGTGGCATTTTAGCCTCATTGCACCTTGGAAATTTATTTTTCTTTTTGCTAATAGGAGGAGTTTTTTATCTTGGCAAGACAATAAGTGAGTTAAAAAAAGAGCTTACATTAAATTTTAAAGAAAAAGTAGTTGGCGTAATCGTAAAAAGCTATGGTCTAAATTTCAATGCCTATAGTGGGTTAAAATTGGATGATTTTTTTAAAATTTATGACGTTTATGTAAATAGACACAATGCAGAAGATATGATCTACGGACAGATCGATAACACACAGTTTAAGCTTTGCGATTTTTATGCAGCAGAGGAGACAAGATCCAGCAAAGGAGGCACCTATACGACGGTAAAATTTCAAGGTATTTTGCTAAAGGCTGAGTTTAAAAAAGAGTTAAACGCCACGATCTACGTCTGCGATAAAAAGCGAACATCTGATCTAAGAAGCGAGGGCGAACAAGCGACGATGGATAACCCTAAATTTAATGAGCTTTTTAAGACCTACACGACTGATCAGATCGCTGCAAGATATGCTCTGACGCCAAAGCTGATGGAAAATTTAACCACTCTAAGAACTAAATTTAATGCCCCACTCTCGGCAGCGTTTTTAAAAAATGAAATTTTCATCGCGATCGATCTTAGAAAGGATAGCTTTGAGCCTGATCTTCAAATGCCACTAAATAGCAATGAGAGTGTGCAAAACTACATCTCAAGTATCAGCGACTTTTTGCAGATCATGCGCGATCTGGAGCTAAATAAAAACATCTGGAAGAGCTAA
- a CDS encoding sugar transporter has translation MPDKTKLKEGDIFYVYNDYYKRYFFGKILVDIKNRLVKRANEGLLWPLDFFSDCYLVAVYKDIADTPVLKSREFIIPGSFIYKSSFNRKNEDDIKWVYYDHEDINYKELEFPEYLISSNDKICLERGELSIPTGLTRTQYENEFNITGSKTGGINYSNALLLQGLPAYKERIDYSDLRLLPELRKKLYEMIGEDPDMPYYELALKHGKDLARFYK, from the coding sequence ATGCCAGATAAGACAAAGCTCAAAGAAGGCGACATATTTTACGTCTATAATGACTACTACAAGAGATATTTCTTTGGCAAAATCTTAGTTGATATTAAAAACCGCCTTGTAAAGCGAGCGAATGAGGGTCTTCTTTGGCCGCTTGATTTTTTTAGTGACTGCTACTTGGTTGCTGTTTATAAAGATATAGCAGATACGCCGGTGCTAAAAAGCCGTGAATTTATAATCCCGGGTAGCTTCATCTACAAAAGCAGTTTCAACCGCAAAAATGAAGACGACATAAAGTGGGTCTATTATGATCACGAAGATATCAACTACAAAGAGCTAGAATTTCCAGAGTATCTCATCAGTAGCAATGATAAAATTTGCCTAGAAAGAGGAGAGCTTAGCATACCAACTGGCTTAACTCGCACGCAATATGAGAATGAATTTAACATTACTGGCAGCAAAACTGGTGGCATAAACTACTCAAATGCCCTGCTTTTACAAGGTTTGCCAGCGTATAAAGAGAGGATAGACTATAGCGATCTTCGCCTTTTACCAGAGCTTCGTAAAAAGCTCTATGAGATGATAGGAGAGGATCCAGACATGCCCTACTATGAGCTAGCATTAAAGCACGGCAAAGATCTAGCACGCTTTTATAAATGA